Proteins encoded within one genomic window of Spirochaeta isovalerica:
- a CDS encoding BMP family lipoprotein: MKKVIVALLAMMLVANFAFANGQQGDSGAAAPALKVGMVTDSGTIDDKSFNQGTWEGILEAEKDFGVTTKYLKPVGETEADYLKEIGNLYDAGFTTIVTPGFKFEAAIFAAQDKWPEANFVILDGTPHSADYSEFRAEKNVVSIFFSEHESGFLAGYAAALQIKEGEMGFIGGMEIPAVQKFNWGFQQGVAYANKNNGTNIKLNAENIIYQGTFTDVAAGQQLAAQMYDKGVDAIFAAAGGVGVGVINEAKSRVKTGEKVWVIGVDVNQYPDGVYEGNKSVVITSAMKRIDVAAYDMVKAVLDGTFPGGETLIFDAKNNGVGIPAENPNLDASVEAEVAKVFAKLQDGSVVVAAEQGNLIK, translated from the coding sequence ATGAAAAAAGTAATTGTTGCTTTACTCGCCATGATGCTTGTTGCCAATTTTGCTTTCGCAAATGGCCAGCAGGGTGACTCCGGTGCTGCTGCACCTGCCCTCAAAGTCGGTATGGTTACTGACTCAGGAACTATCGATGACAAATCCTTCAACCAGGGAACATGGGAAGGTATTCTGGAAGCTGAAAAAGATTTCGGCGTTACAACTAAATACCTCAAGCCCGTAGGTGAAACAGAAGCTGATTATCTCAAAGAGATAGGTAACCTCTACGACGCCGGGTTCACTACAATCGTAACTCCCGGATTCAAGTTCGAAGCGGCTATCTTCGCGGCTCAGGACAAATGGCCTGAAGCTAACTTCGTAATCCTCGACGGAACTCCCCACAGCGCGGACTACAGCGAGTTCAGAGCTGAGAAAAACGTTGTTTCCATCTTCTTCTCTGAGCATGAGTCAGGTTTCCTCGCCGGATACGCTGCCGCTCTTCAGATCAAAGAAGGTGAAATGGGATTCATTGGCGGAATGGAAATTCCCGCTGTTCAGAAATTCAACTGGGGATTCCAGCAGGGTGTTGCATACGCCAATAAAAACAACGGAACAAACATCAAACTCAACGCTGAAAACATCATCTACCAGGGAACATTTACAGATGTTGCCGCCGGTCAGCAGCTTGCTGCCCAGATGTATGACAAAGGTGTTGACGCTATCTTCGCTGCCGCCGGCGGTGTTGGTGTAGGTGTTATCAACGAAGCTAAATCCAGAGTAAAAACCGGAGAGAAAGTCTGGGTTATCGGTGTAGACGTTAACCAGTACCCCGATGGTGTTTACGAAGGTAATAAATCTGTCGTTATCACTTCCGCAATGAAAAGAATCGACGTAGCAGCATACGATATGGTAAAAGCTGTTCTCGACGGAACTTTCCCCGGTGGAGAAACTCTGATTTTCGATGCAAAAAACAATGGTGTCGGTATCCCTGCAGAGAACCCCAACCTCGATGCTTCTGTTGAAGCTGAAGTTGCTAAAGTATTTGCTAAGCTTCAGGACGGTTCAGTCGTTGTCGCTGCAGAACAGGGCAATCTGATTAAATAA
- a CDS encoding phosphopentomutase, translating to MSDKAKRATVLVIDSFGIGELPDAGDFGDTGANTALHICENVPGSKWPVLRKMGLGNGSELLGNTLPGCEPVDKPLASWGVMKEVSPGKDTTTGHWELAGLQLEKSFTVFPSAFPSFPEKLVNDFIEQTGCKGVLGNKAASGTEIIAELGEEHLKTGYPIIYTSGDSVFQIAAHNDIYKIDKLYEMCEIARKLCDQYYVGRVIARPFDGKPGEFFRTKERHDYSIALPGDTILDHLQKNGVETVAVGKIGSIFDEQGIDVSYHDAGNPACLARTEEIFSSRPEKDQFVFVNLVDTDMVYGHRRDPQGYCDAVSAIDQRLEGLMDKMGDEDLLIITADHGCDPTYKGTDHTREHIPLLIYGKNRKVRNLGIRETFADTAQTLAAFFGAPVVENGSDMLV from the coding sequence ATGTCAGATAAAGCAAAAAGAGCAACTGTTCTGGTTATTGATAGTTTCGGTATCGGCGAACTTCCCGACGCCGGAGATTTCGGTGATACAGGAGCGAATACCGCTCTCCATATATGTGAAAACGTACCGGGTTCCAAATGGCCCGTACTTAGAAAAATGGGGCTGGGCAACGGCTCGGAACTTCTTGGAAACACACTTCCGGGATGCGAACCAGTTGACAAACCCCTTGCCTCCTGGGGAGTGATGAAGGAAGTCTCTCCGGGTAAGGACACGACTACAGGACACTGGGAGCTTGCCGGGCTTCAGCTGGAGAAATCCTTTACGGTGTTTCCGTCGGCTTTCCCATCATTTCCCGAGAAGCTTGTAAACGATTTTATCGAACAGACCGGATGCAAAGGCGTTCTGGGAAATAAAGCTGCTTCGGGAACGGAAATCATAGCCGAACTGGGTGAAGAGCACCTGAAAACAGGCTATCCCATTATTTACACTTCAGGGGATTCTGTGTTTCAGATTGCCGCTCATAATGATATCTATAAGATTGATAAGCTCTATGAAATGTGCGAAATCGCCAGAAAGCTCTGTGATCAATATTATGTGGGACGTGTTATTGCCAGACCTTTCGATGGTAAACCCGGTGAGTTCTTCAGAACCAAAGAGCGGCATGATTACAGCATTGCCCTTCCGGGTGATACCATTCTCGATCATCTTCAGAAAAACGGTGTGGAGACGGTAGCCGTGGGAAAAATCGGCTCGATCTTTGACGAGCAGGGGATCGATGTGAGCTATCATGACGCGGGAAACCCCGCCTGTCTGGCCAGAACGGAAGAGATATTTTCTTCCAGACCGGAGAAGGATCAGTTCGTCTTTGTCAATCTCGTGGATACGGATATGGTATACGGACACAGACGGGATCCCCAAGGATATTGCGATGCCGTCTCCGCCATTGACCAGAGGCTGGAAGGACTTATGGACAAGATGGGCGACGAAGATCTTCTCATCATTACAGCCGATCACGGCTGCGATCCTACATATAAAGGTACGGACCATACGAGAGAACATATTCCCCTGCTGATCTATGGTAAAAACAGGAAGGTCAGGAATCTCGGAATCCGTGAGACTTTTGCCGATACGGCCCAGACTCTGGCGGCATTTTTCGGTGCTCCGGTAGTTGAAAACGGGTCGGATATGCTGGTTTGA
- a CDS encoding thymidine kinase, producing MAEINQNRDTDNFLKSLGFPSVSVHHSFNHFDFTRPGRRILVIGPMGSGKTEYSARVWRDSRVVLKKSDSLSELTTTDGADRRNVFFVRSILDQQRFSEYPVDALGYRGGYERCGSNIAFIKNSFDLEQLIEDHPHVGTWIIDEASFYDERLAYVIKYASERKGLIFIYPTLVLNFRKEIFNPTAALLLETASDVFPLTAYCDHSDCIRDSFYTYRYYTVGGVECPALYFDPLIIIGGDVEKRDSGEPDYCTRCDEHHYLPGKEYTFFTLKPLGEMAASGDSGPLISELDKLKNHIEKSELYKNISEPVSGTFDMRSMNLNALKVPYIAEKALIYLYAEHNLLTEELFRTITETLDLDRKYLMVRLSDNRRYLDLEK from the coding sequence TTGGCTGAGATTAATCAGAATCGGGACACAGACAACTTCCTGAAAAGCCTGGGGTTCCCCTCTGTGTCCGTACACCATTCCTTCAATCATTTTGACTTTACAAGACCGGGGAGAAGAATCCTCGTTATAGGGCCAATGGGCTCGGGAAAAACGGAATACAGTGCCAGGGTCTGGAGGGATTCCCGCGTCGTTCTGAAGAAATCCGATTCCCTCTCCGAACTGACGACCACCGACGGCGCGGACAGAAGGAATGTCTTTTTTGTCCGATCGATTCTGGATCAGCAGAGGTTCAGCGAGTATCCCGTCGATGCGCTGGGGTACCGCGGCGGATATGAGCGGTGCGGTTCCAATATCGCCTTTATAAAAAACTCATTCGATCTGGAACAGCTTATAGAAGATCATCCCCATGTGGGAACATGGATTATTGATGAAGCCTCTTTTTACGATGAACGGCTGGCTTATGTTATCAAGTACGCATCGGAAAGAAAAGGACTGATCTTTATTTATCCGACACTGGTCCTGAACTTCCGGAAAGAGATTTTCAACCCCACAGCGGCTCTGCTTCTCGAAACGGCGAGCGATGTTTTTCCCCTGACCGCCTATTGCGATCATTCTGACTGCATCCGCGACTCCTTTTACACCTATCGATATTACACAGTCGGAGGCGTGGAATGTCCCGCTCTTTATTTTGATCCCCTCATTATAATTGGAGGAGATGTGGAAAAGCGCGACTCGGGAGAGCCCGATTACTGCACCCGCTGTGACGAGCACCACTACCTTCCCGGAAAAGAATACACCTTCTTCACATTGAAACCACTTGGTGAAATGGCCGCTTCCGGCGATTCCGGGCCTCTTATCTCCGAATTGGATAAGTTGAAAAACCATATCGAAAAATCGGAATTGTACAAGAATATTTCCGAACCGGTATCAGGGACATTTGATATGCGGTCCATGAATCTGAATGCTCTGAAAGTGCCGTATATTGCTGAAAAGGCCCTCATTTACCTCTATGCGGAGCACAATCTTTTAACCGAAGAGCTCTTTCGGACCATAACGGAAACTTTGGATCTTGACAGAAAATACCTAATGGTAAGATTATCAGACAATAGAAGGTATCTTGATCTGGAAAAATAA
- a CDS encoding adenosine deaminase, producing the protein MITKEIIKRLPKVELHHHLDGAVRPSTIIELAEKNNIDLPENEPEKLADWFHRGADRKNLALYLEGFGVVLQVMQTEEALTRIARENLEDLAEHNVAYAEIRFAPELCVEGGLNLESVVEAVLTGLKEGKEKTGVSFGLILCAMRDRQNSLEIAELAVSFRTKGVVGFDIAGDEHGHPPKKHLEAFHYIQNRNFNITIHAGEAFGVESIWQSIQVCGAHRIGHGTRLLEDMSIKGTHIERMGTLSHFIRDRRIPLEVCLSSNVQTGAAESIDEHPFIIFYRNNFRVLLCSDNPLMSNTTITNEHIIAAEHYHLDISDFEKLTINAMKSAFAHYDERVRIIYDVLKPGFKRIKEEIHHID; encoded by the coding sequence ATGATAACAAAGGAAATAATCAAAAGACTGCCAAAGGTGGAATTGCACCACCATCTCGACGGCGCTGTAAGACCGTCGACAATCATCGAGCTTGCTGAAAAAAACAATATAGACCTTCCGGAAAACGAACCGGAAAAACTGGCCGACTGGTTTCACAGAGGAGCGGACAGAAAAAACCTGGCCCTTTATCTGGAAGGTTTCGGAGTTGTTCTCCAGGTCATGCAGACAGAAGAAGCGCTGACCAGAATAGCCAGGGAAAACCTGGAAGACCTGGCGGAGCACAATGTGGCCTACGCGGAAATCCGATTCGCCCCGGAACTGTGTGTCGAAGGCGGACTGAACCTGGAATCGGTTGTCGAAGCCGTTTTAACCGGATTAAAGGAGGGTAAGGAAAAGACCGGCGTTTCATTCGGTTTGATACTCTGTGCCATGAGAGACCGTCAGAACTCTCTGGAAATAGCGGAGCTTGCCGTATCCTTCCGAACAAAAGGAGTTGTCGGTTTTGATATCGCCGGAGATGAGCACGGCCATCCGCCGAAAAAACACCTGGAAGCTTTTCACTACATCCAGAACCGGAACTTCAATATTACAATTCATGCCGGAGAGGCATTCGGTGTCGAATCGATCTGGCAGAGCATTCAGGTATGCGGAGCTCACAGAATCGGCCACGGGACGAGACTTCTCGAGGATATGTCCATAAAGGGAACTCACATTGAAAGAATGGGGACTCTCTCCCACTTTATCCGGGACAGAAGGATTCCTCTGGAAGTGTGCCTCTCTTCAAACGTTCAGACCGGCGCAGCTGAATCGATAGATGAACATCCCTTTATCATTTTCTACAGAAACAATTTCCGCGTCCTCCTCTGCTCGGATAATCCGCTAATGAGCAATACAACGATTACCAATGAGCATATTATTGCGGCAGAACACTATCATCTGGATATAAGCGATTTTGAAAAACTCACTATTAACGCTATGAAATCGGCATTTGCCCATTACGATGAGCGTGTGAGAATTATTTACGATGTGCTGAAACCCGGTTTCAAGAGAATCAAGGAAGAGATCCATCATATCGACTAA
- a CDS encoding ankyrin repeat domain-containing protein, producing the protein MKYFKLLLAPVILVLALSSCASEPEPVPEEPQVVEDTGPEEPLLHSLIAENNNRELSDMFNMDLDVDEKDSMGRTALHIAAMKGNVQMIDRLLLYGASINAQDKDGKSPLSLALENVQYSAAGVLVDKGADIYIQDNKGSTPVDHAMVKGISAIEQLVREDNINLLGPAGNGLIHRAASEGMKSLVDFLIGKGADVNLRNSEGMLPLDLSLEDKIDLTYAEISAALITAGSLKSSKTDFNYLYTVFQLGDFNVRDEYGKTPLHKAAELGHEGFVKYFLNNDAALDARDKPGNTPLHEAVRSGYINIVKALLDKGADVNAEDFNENTPLHVSLSVEKNSEIAELLIREGADVNAKNSFGNTPLHLTVSLQESKDMAEILINNGAFIDSRNKTGNTPLMLAVDKEHREIATLLLTKGADIYAVNINQKTPVQLALDKGPEVIEWLITPSNINKSDNSGNTILHMAVLLGKESAIINQLLTIGAIPDIRNMQGNTPLHEAVILRDTEITSTLLDSGSSFYITNNAGESPLLLSFKNGPEFIRAILTPAYINVTDAMKNTPLFYAVNWSTPEMVQLLIALGAQVNIRNMNGSTPLHEVVRSGSMESAEILIQNGADMEATDAAGNTPLHEVVFWDALDVGNLLISKGADIDARNNAGRTAMLEAVNMGRESVVKFFLDRGADINAADSSGKTAIFDAAITGYYDIVTLLLDNKASLSRRDDKGNTVLHVSLISGNREISQMLIGRNSDIFALNRKGESPLSIALSQGVDTLQWFLTDDNINAVNNDGMTPLHYAVKNRSGRDVISLLIEKGALKDARNSFGLTPLEYAKEENYPEVWDLLR; encoded by the coding sequence ATGAAATATTTCAAACTGCTTCTGGCACCGGTTATTTTAGTTCTCGCTTTGAGCTCCTGTGCTTCCGAACCGGAACCGGTTCCCGAAGAGCCGCAGGTCGTCGAGGACACGGGACCGGAAGAACCCCTTCTCCACAGCCTGATAGCTGAAAACAACAACAGAGAACTGTCCGATATGTTCAATATGGACCTCGATGTGGATGAGAAAGATTCCATGGGCAGGACAGCCCTGCATATAGCAGCCATGAAAGGCAATGTGCAGATGATCGACCGCCTTCTTTTATACGGCGCCTCCATCAACGCTCAGGATAAAGATGGAAAGTCTCCTCTTTCTCTGGCACTGGAAAACGTTCAGTACAGCGCTGCCGGAGTCCTTGTAGACAAAGGCGCGGATATTTATATTCAGGATAATAAGGGAAGCACTCCTGTGGACCATGCCATGGTCAAGGGGATTTCCGCTATCGAGCAGCTTGTTCGTGAAGACAATATCAACCTCCTCGGCCCCGCTGGAAACGGACTGATACACAGAGCCGCATCGGAGGGGATGAAAAGCCTGGTGGATTTTCTGATCGGAAAAGGTGCCGATGTCAATTTGAGAAACAGCGAGGGTATGCTGCCTCTGGATCTCTCTCTGGAGGACAAAATAGATTTAACATACGCTGAAATCTCCGCTGCTCTGATTACGGCCGGCTCGCTTAAGAGTTCCAAAACCGATTTCAACTATCTTTATACGGTTTTTCAGCTGGGAGACTTCAATGTTCGGGATGAATACGGGAAGACACCTCTTCACAAAGCGGCGGAACTGGGACATGAAGGCTTTGTCAAATATTTTCTGAACAATGATGCCGCACTTGACGCCAGAGACAAACCGGGCAACACGCCGCTGCACGAGGCGGTCAGAAGCGGCTATATCAACATCGTCAAAGCTCTTCTGGACAAGGGAGCCGATGTCAATGCAGAGGATTTTAATGAGAACACACCACTCCATGTTTCTCTCTCTGTCGAAAAGAACAGCGAGATCGCCGAGCTCCTCATCAGGGAGGGGGCCGATGTCAATGCGAAAAACAGCTTCGGTAACACGCCGCTCCACCTGACAGTTTCTCTTCAGGAATCAAAGGATATGGCGGAAATCCTCATCAATAACGGGGCTTTTATCGACTCCCGGAACAAAACGGGTAACACACCCCTCATGCTCGCCGTCGATAAGGAACACAGAGAGATCGCGACTCTCCTTCTTACCAAAGGTGCCGATATCTACGCCGTAAACATCAATCAGAAAACACCTGTTCAGCTGGCCCTGGACAAGGGACCGGAAGTCATTGAATGGCTGATAACTCCCTCGAATATAAACAAGAGCGACAACAGCGGTAACACGATTCTTCATATGGCGGTGCTTCTCGGAAAGGAAAGCGCCATAATCAATCAGCTGCTTACCATAGGAGCCATTCCCGATATACGGAACATGCAGGGCAATACGCCGCTTCATGAAGCCGTGATCCTGAGAGATACAGAGATAACGTCAACTCTGCTGGATTCCGGCTCATCTTTCTATATTACGAATAATGCCGGAGAATCCCCTCTGCTTCTCTCCTTTAAAAACGGACCGGAGTTTATCCGGGCGATTCTGACACCGGCTTACATTAATGTGACAGATGCCATGAAGAACACGCCTCTGTTCTATGCCGTCAACTGGAGTACGCCGGAAATGGTTCAGCTTCTTATTGCGCTGGGAGCCCAGGTGAACATCAGAAATATGAACGGATCGACGCCGCTCCATGAAGTCGTCCGCTCCGGTTCTATGGAAAGCGCCGAGATTCTCATTCAGAACGGCGCCGATATGGAAGCCACCGATGCGGCCGGCAACACGCCGCTTCACGAAGTCGTTTTCTGGGATGCTCTTGATGTGGGAAATCTTCTCATTTCCAAAGGCGCCGATATAGACGCCAGGAACAATGCTGGCAGAACCGCTATGCTGGAAGCTGTGAATATGGGCAGAGAATCGGTCGTTAAATTCTTTCTTGATCGGGGAGCCGATATCAATGCGGCTGACAGTTCCGGTAAAACAGCGATCTTCGATGCGGCCATTACGGGATATTACGATATCGTGACTCTGCTCCTTGACAATAAAGCCTCTCTTTCACGAAGGGATGACAAGGGGAATACAGTTTTACATGTATCGCTCATTTCCGGAAACAGAGAAATCTCTCAGATGCTCATCGGCAGAAACAGCGATATTTTCGCTTTGAACAGAAAAGGAGAATCTCCTCTGTCGATTGCCCTTTCACAGGGTGTCGATACGCTGCAGTGGTTCCTGACCGATGACAATATCAATGCCGTCAACAACGACGGCATGACTCCTCTGCACTATGCGGTCAAAAATCGCTCCGGCAGGGATGTCATTTCGCTGCTGATTGAAAAAGGTGCTCTCAAAGATGCGAGAAACTCCTTCGGTCTGACTCCTCTGGAATATGCCAAAGAGGAGAATTACCCGGAAGTCTGGGATTTGCTCAGATAA
- a CDS encoding phosphate/phosphite/phosphonate ABC transporter substrate-binding protein, with the protein MKKILIICLMFLAATLFSQTVLKMGLFPIYNAKTMIRLFAPIAQKLEEDTGYSIQLLSSPDKADFNNKTLNGYFDISWTNNSCYQEAREKGIICAVARGTPAFRGIVMVRKDSGIDSIEQLKGKKIGAIGPYSLAGYLFLKNDLIDAGIDINRDCLLEFNLKPEAIPFRVHDGVYDAGVFSEDTLIGSPLFESIRDDMKIIHSSIPIPHFPFTVKTDMDPVLRNSIQRSLNGISHESETFREILDDLNLEKIMAVDDSDYDEFVEFYRKSINYDSVGNQEKK; encoded by the coding sequence ATGAAAAAGATTCTTATCATTTGCCTGATGTTTCTTGCTGCAACACTTTTCAGTCAAACCGTTTTGAAAATGGGTCTATTTCCCATTTACAATGCCAAAACCATGATTAGATTATTTGCTCCTATCGCTCAGAAACTGGAAGAGGATACGGGCTATTCTATTCAGCTTCTCTCCTCTCCTGACAAAGCGGACTTCAACAATAAAACTCTCAACGGCTATTTCGATATTTCCTGGACCAATAACTCCTGCTACCAGGAGGCTCGGGAAAAGGGGATCATATGCGCTGTTGCCAGAGGAACTCCTGCGTTTAGAGGGATAGTAATGGTTCGAAAAGACAGCGGGATAGACAGCATTGAACAGCTGAAGGGAAAGAAGATCGGAGCAATCGGCCCCTATTCTCTCGCGGGATATCTCTTTCTGAAAAATGACCTCATAGACGCGGGAATTGATATTAATAGGGATTGTCTACTCGAATTCAATCTGAAACCGGAAGCCATTCCCTTCAGAGTACACGACGGGGTCTACGATGCAGGCGTATTCAGTGAAGATACGCTTATCGGCTCGCCTCTTTTCGAGAGCATAAGGGATGATATGAAAATCATTCACAGCTCCATCCCCATTCCCCATTTTCCCTTTACAGTTAAAACTGACATGGATCCGGTTCTCAGGAATTCAATCCAGAGATCCCTGAACGGGATTTCTCATGAATCGGAGACCTTCCGTGAAATACTGGACGATCTGAATCTCGAAAAAATCATGGCCGTAGATGATTCCGATTATGATGAGTTTGTAGAGTTTTACCGGAAATCCATCAATTACGATTCAGTTGGAAATCAGGAAAAAAAATAG
- a CDS encoding ATP-binding protein — protein sequence MKIRTQLFSFIAILVLSMSSLTVFFFSSEYKNFALKRLEETGNYIIEDIASESVDYLFYETFQTLNEMVETKKNLPDIARIVIFDRNGRVVASSEESFIGEDLSTCSSGINQLEDEICFVRNIEYSGRVLGVIQLLISKDRINQELLESTGKWIFLQMLFLGIYLSILFFALNRFLSPLNDMRRVAEAVSQGDFSLQVKESRSLELKRIALAMNEMSLAVLQREQQNRELKDYLINMINSISAAIIGVDRDGRIHYWNRKVLDFLDRDVFNQEQKLEGMLIDSLPLKFDLKNDSLEEAIKAEKISLFDNLYYYIEDELQFVEMKVFPLISEKHKGAVLLIDNISEKKRYEGMLLQNEKMLTIGGMAAGMAHEINNPLSGIMQNADLLNLRLFSESPRKNKAAETLNIDLKDMEELCRELKIPAYISYITESCRRISEIVRNMLNFARQEDTTFSQYRIRDLLEQTLVLARNELNRSHAIDFRQIEIDQNYCDDNLCLYCQPQQIVQVILNLLKNSAEAMFDTGRSPRISIACRKEKDNILLILEDNGSGIPENIQSKLFTPFFTTKAKRAGTGLGMFISYRIVKEIHKGNILVESDGESFTRFTLLFPIIQK from the coding sequence GTGAAGATAAGAACGCAGCTTTTCAGCTTCATTGCTATTCTTGTCCTTTCGATGAGTTCATTAACGGTGTTTTTCTTTTCATCGGAATATAAAAACTTCGCTCTCAAAAGGTTGGAGGAAACTGGTAATTACATTATTGAAGATATAGCTTCCGAATCGGTTGATTATCTCTTCTACGAAACCTTTCAGACTCTGAACGAAATGGTCGAGACGAAAAAAAACCTTCCCGATATTGCGAGAATTGTGATTTTCGACAGGAATGGAAGAGTCGTTGCATCAAGCGAAGAGTCATTCATCGGCGAAGATTTATCAACCTGCTCTTCAGGCATCAACCAATTGGAAGATGAGATCTGTTTCGTAAGGAATATAGAGTACAGCGGGCGCGTTCTCGGTGTCATCCAGCTATTGATTTCCAAAGATAGAATTAATCAGGAGCTGCTTGAAAGTACGGGAAAATGGATATTTCTGCAAATGCTGTTTCTGGGGATCTATCTTTCAATACTGTTTTTTGCGCTTAACCGTTTTCTCTCTCCGCTCAACGACATGAGACGAGTTGCCGAAGCCGTTTCACAGGGAGACTTTTCGCTACAGGTCAAGGAAAGCCGTTCTCTGGAACTGAAGAGAATTGCTCTTGCCATGAACGAAATGAGCCTGGCTGTACTTCAGAGAGAACAGCAGAACAGGGAGCTGAAAGATTATCTTATCAATATGATCAATTCCATATCAGCAGCGATCATAGGAGTGGACAGGGATGGGAGGATTCATTACTGGAATAGAAAAGTGTTAGATTTTCTGGACCGCGATGTTTTCAATCAGGAACAGAAACTGGAAGGCATGCTTATTGACTCCCTTCCTCTCAAATTCGATTTGAAAAATGATTCACTTGAAGAAGCCATCAAAGCGGAAAAGATATCCCTTTTTGACAATCTCTATTATTACATTGAAGATGAACTTCAATTCGTCGAAATGAAAGTCTTTCCTCTCATTTCGGAAAAGCACAAGGGAGCGGTGCTGCTCATAGACAATATCAGTGAGAAAAAGCGATATGAGGGGATGCTGCTTCAAAATGAAAAAATGTTGACAATCGGCGGAATGGCTGCAGGAATGGCCCATGAGATAAACAATCCCCTATCGGGTATTATGCAGAATGCCGACTTGCTCAATCTCCGCCTTTTTTCCGAGTCTCCCAGAAAAAATAAAGCTGCGGAGACATTAAATATCGATCTGAAGGATATGGAAGAGCTCTGCCGTGAGCTGAAGATTCCCGCCTATATCTCCTATATCACAGAGTCATGCCGCAGAATCAGTGAAATTGTCCGGAATATGCTGAACTTTGCCCGACAGGAAGATACGACTTTTTCTCAATACAGAATCAGGGATTTGCTGGAGCAGACCCTCGTTCTGGCACGAAATGAATTAAACAGATCCCATGCCATCGATTTCAGACAGATCGAGATTGATCAAAATTACTGTGATGATAACCTCTGTCTTTATTGCCAGCCTCAACAGATTGTTCAAGTCATTCTGAATTTACTGAAGAACAGTGCCGAAGCCATGTTTGATACAGGAAGGTCGCCCCGAATCAGTATTGCCTGCCGGAAAGAGAAAGACAACATACTCCTGATTCTTGAAGACAACGGATCGGGGATACCGGAAAACATTCAAAGCAAATTGTTTACACCGTTCTTTACCACCAAGGCGAAAAGAGCGGGAACGGGACTGGGAATGTTTATTTCCTATCGTATCGTAAAAGAGATACATAAGGGCAATATCCTCGTAGAGTCGGATGGGGAAAGCTTCACCCGTTTCACTCTTCTCTTTCCCATAATCCAGAAATAG